Proteins from a single region of Companilactobacillus farciminis KCTC 3681 = DSM 20184:
- the hisA gene encoding 1-(5-phosphoribosyl)-5-[(5-phosphoribosylamino)methylideneamino]imidazole-4-carboxamide isomerase yields the protein MIFPAIDLKNGQSVRLFQGDYQVVTMINANPIQQAKQIEISGVKQLHLVDLDGAKSGQPENLAIIRQIRQVFTGFLELGGGIRTYQIAQQYLKLGIDRIVIGSAALKNPQLVKQLIDDFGASKIAIGIDGKNGQVATEGWLEQSKVKMSSLIAKMNEFGAKNFIVTDVSRDGTMQGPNLNLLGDLKEEIPQVNLIASGGIRNIEDLKALKRMGIDQSIIGKAIFEKTISLAQILEVEKC from the coding sequence ATGATTTTTCCCGCAATTGATTTAAAAAATGGTCAAAGCGTACGTTTGTTTCAAGGTGATTATCAAGTAGTGACGATGATTAACGCTAATCCAATACAACAGGCAAAGCAGATTGAAATATCTGGTGTTAAGCAGCTGCATTTAGTTGATTTGGATGGAGCTAAAAGTGGCCAGCCAGAAAATCTCGCAATAATCAGACAAATTCGTCAAGTTTTCACTGGCTTTTTGGAACTGGGCGGTGGTATTAGAACTTATCAAATTGCTCAACAATATTTGAAATTAGGAATTGATCGAATTGTAATTGGTTCAGCAGCTTTGAAAAATCCTCAGTTGGTGAAACAGTTGATCGATGATTTCGGCGCTTCAAAAATTGCTATTGGAATTGACGGTAAGAATGGACAAGTAGCGACTGAAGGCTGGTTGGAGCAGTCAAAGGTAAAAATGAGCAGCTTGATTGCTAAAATGAATGAATTTGGAGCCAAAAACTTCATCGTCACGGATGTCAGTCGAGATGGTACGATGCAAGGTCCTAATCTAAATTTATTGGGAGATTTGAAAGAAGAAATTCCACAGGTAAATTTAATTGCTAGCGGTGGAATTCGTAATATTGAAGATTTAAAAGCTTTGAAAAGAATGGGAATTGATCAGAGTATTATCGGCAAAGCTATCTTTGAAAAGACGATTTCTCTAGCTCAAATTTTGGAGGTGGAAAAATGTTAG
- the hisD gene encoding histidinol dehydrogenase encodes MKIYQKSLTELEQIVQNKTRQLTDPKVEQAVSQIIEQVAENGDTAVRNYEEKFDQVKLTDFKLDQAVIDEAYETLDENVKQALLLAKKNITSFHQKEVSKGFIDSEQVGVLRGQKLLPLEKVGLYVPGGTAAYPSTILMSALPAKIAGVKEIIMVTPPQKDGISKAVLAAAKIAGIDSIYQVGGAQAIAALAFGTETIPRVDKIVGPGNIFVATAKKQVFGQVAIDMVAGPSEIGIIADDQADPKQLAADLLSQAEHDKLARPILVTDSEKLAQAVSQNVDLQLKTLPRQEIAQASVLNKGFIAIVKEPADMFTLMNLIAPEHLEIQLENPTQYLNQIKNAGSVFLGKYASEPLGDYVAGPNHILPTGGTARFSSPLGVYDFVKRTSFIQYTKPALAKEAKAITTLARVEGLEAHARAIESRFDKYYE; translated from the coding sequence ATGAAAATTTATCAAAAGAGCTTAACTGAATTGGAACAAATCGTTCAAAACAAAACACGTCAATTGACGGATCCAAAGGTTGAACAGGCCGTTAGTCAGATTATTGAACAAGTTGCTGAAAATGGTGATACGGCTGTTCGTAATTATGAAGAAAAATTTGATCAAGTGAAATTGACCGATTTTAAATTAGATCAAGCGGTGATTGACGAAGCTTACGAAACTTTAGACGAAAATGTCAAACAAGCTTTGTTATTAGCAAAGAAAAATATCACAAGTTTTCACCAAAAAGAAGTCAGCAAGGGTTTCATCGATTCAGAGCAGGTCGGTGTTTTGCGAGGTCAAAAATTATTGCCTTTGGAAAAGGTTGGCTTATACGTTCCTGGTGGCACGGCTGCTTATCCTTCAACAATTTTAATGAGTGCTCTACCTGCCAAGATTGCTGGGGTCAAAGAAATAATCATGGTTACGCCACCACAAAAAGATGGTATTTCTAAGGCTGTTTTAGCTGCTGCCAAGATTGCTGGAATCGATTCAATTTATCAAGTTGGCGGTGCTCAAGCAATTGCTGCTTTAGCTTTTGGAACAGAGACAATTCCACGAGTTGACAAGATTGTTGGTCCCGGAAATATCTTTGTTGCAACTGCCAAGAAACAAGTTTTTGGCCAGGTAGCTATCGATATGGTGGCGGGTCCTTCAGAAATTGGTATTATAGCAGACGACCAGGCTGATCCTAAACAGTTAGCAGCTGATTTACTATCCCAAGCAGAGCATGATAAATTAGCTCGTCCTATCTTAGTAACCGACAGTGAAAAATTAGCCCAAGCAGTCAGTCAAAACGTTGATTTACAACTAAAGACCTTGCCACGACAAGAGATTGCTCAAGCATCAGTTTTGAACAAAGGATTCATTGCTATCGTAAAAGAACCAGCTGATATGTTTACTTTGATGAATTTGATAGCACCAGAACACTTGGAAATTCAATTGGAAAATCCAACTCAATATCTCAATCAAATTAAAAATGCCGGATCAGTTTTCTTAGGCAAATATGCTTCTGAACCATTGGGAGATTACGTTGCTGGTCCTAATCACATCTTACCAACGGGTGGTACAGCCAGATTTTCATCTCCACTAGGCGTATATGATTTCGTTAAAAGAACTTCATTTATTCAATACACAAAGCCGGCACTAGCTAAAGAGGCCAAAGCTATTACGACATTAGCACGAGTAGAAGGATTGGAAGCACACGCAAGAGCCATCGAATCAAGATTTGATAAATATTATGAATAA
- the hisH gene encoding imidazole glycerol phosphate synthase subunit HisH: MFAIVDYDTGNTQNLKKALDYLQIKNQLTADPTTILQAEAVILPGVGAFKPAMQALEDRNLVSVLKQVKEKQIPILGICLGMQLLFESSEEYGLTKGLGFIKGQVKAIPKRQLKIPQMGWNQNQAFIQTSFPIDQRYTYFVHSYYADCSLENIVAGVDYGQLIPSLVQNGKVVGMQFHPEKSGQVGLDLLKNFQRMVNEDDFSRN; this comes from the coding sequence ATGTTTGCAATCGTCGATTATGATACTGGAAACACCCAAAATCTCAAAAAAGCCTTAGATTATTTACAAATAAAAAATCAATTAACGGCTGATCCGACAACTATCCTTCAAGCAGAAGCGGTAATTTTACCCGGAGTGGGGGCATTCAAGCCAGCCATGCAAGCTCTAGAAGACCGTAATTTAGTGTCAGTTTTGAAACAAGTCAAAGAAAAGCAAATTCCCATATTAGGCATTTGTCTAGGAATGCAATTGTTGTTCGAATCTAGTGAAGAATACGGACTTACTAAAGGCTTAGGTTTTATTAAAGGTCAGGTCAAAGCAATCCCCAAACGCCAACTAAAAATCCCACAAATGGGTTGGAATCAAAATCAAGCTTTCATACAAACTAGTTTTCCAATCGATCAAAGATACACTTATTTCGTTCATTCTTACTATGCAGACTGTTCTTTGGAAAACATTGTAGCCGGAGTAGATTATGGGCAATTGATTCCTAGCTTAGTTCAGAATGGCAAAGTTGTCGGCATGCAATTTCATCCCGAGAAGAGCGGTCAAGTCGGATTAGATTTGTTGAAGAATTTCCAAAGGATGGTGAATGAAGATGATTTTTCCCGCAATTGA
- the hisB gene encoding imidazoleglycerol-phosphate dehydratase HisB: MRQATIERNTKETQIKMTLNLDDQSQVDIDTGIGFLNHMLNLFAKHGRFGLVVKVNGDLDVDPHHTTEDTGIVLGECIKQALGQKVGIERFGTQFVPMDETLGQVSLDLSGRSYLVFDALFENPRLGGLDTETVEDFFQAVAFSAEMNLHARILYGRNTHHKVESLFKAFGRALRQAVTVNPEIIGVNSTKGVI; this comes from the coding sequence ATGAGACAAGCAACGATTGAACGCAATACTAAGGAAACACAAATTAAGATGACATTGAATTTGGATGATCAGAGTCAAGTAGATATTGACACTGGGATTGGTTTTTTGAATCACATGTTGAACCTCTTCGCTAAACACGGACGCTTTGGTTTGGTAGTGAAAGTTAATGGCGATTTAGACGTTGATCCACATCACACGACTGAAGATACCGGTATCGTTTTGGGTGAATGTATCAAGCAGGCGTTAGGTCAAAAAGTCGGTATCGAAAGATTTGGAACTCAATTCGTACCAATGGATGAAACTTTAGGTCAGGTCAGTTTGGATCTCAGTGGTCGCTCATATTTAGTCTTTGATGCTTTGTTCGAAAATCCTCGTTTGGGTGGTTTAGATACTGAAACGGTCGAAGATTTTTTCCAAGCTGTTGCTTTCAGCGCTGAAATGAATTTGCACGCTCGAATCCTTTATGGTCGAAATACTCACCACAAGGTAGAGAGCTTATTCAAGGCCTTCGGTCGAGCTTTACGTCAAGCAGTAACAGTTAATCCTGAAATTATTGGAGTCAATTCTACGAAAGGTGTGATCTGA
- the hisG gene encoding ATP phosphoribosyltransferase — MNLKIALTKGRVEKQVIPLLEKAGIDCTQLRNKKRRLIFNSTSQPFEFILAKGPDVTTFLERGVVDIGIVGSDILTEHRNSQYELLDLQTGKCQFVLASTNDFDPDEPKRKIIGTKYPNITKDYFDTLGQDVEIIKIEGSVELAPLIGLTDAIVDITETGTTLRENNLKVFDYLNKVSTRVVVNRMALKQHPQEIFEFVDQLKKVVTEEKALS, encoded by the coding sequence ATGAATTTGAAAATAGCTCTAACTAAAGGTCGAGTTGAAAAGCAAGTCATTCCACTATTAGAAAAAGCCGGAATTGATTGTACCCAGTTACGAAATAAAAAAAGGCGTTTGATATTTAATTCCACATCACAACCTTTTGAATTTATCTTAGCCAAAGGTCCTGATGTCACAACTTTTTTGGAACGAGGAGTAGTCGATATAGGCATTGTCGGTAGCGATATTTTGACCGAACATCGCAACAGCCAATATGAATTGCTAGATTTACAGACGGGAAAATGTCAATTTGTCTTAGCATCGACTAACGACTTCGACCCAGATGAACCTAAACGAAAGATTATTGGAACTAAATATCCCAATATCACCAAAGATTATTTCGATACTCTTGGTCAAGATGTGGAAATAATCAAGATTGAAGGATCAGTCGAATTAGCACCTTTAATCGGTTTGACAGATGCCATCGTTGATATTACTGAAACAGGAACCACATTACGTGAAAACAATTTAAAAGTTTTTGATTATTTGAATAAGGTTTCCACTCGGGTAGTCGTCAATCGTATGGCTTTGAAACAGCATCCCCAAGAAATTTTTGAGTTTGTAGATCAACTAAAAAAAGTCGTTACTGAAGAAAAGGCTCTTTCTTAA
- a CDS encoding ATP phosphoribosyltransferase regulatory subunit, translating into MKNNLLPLGTRDEFGVRSEEKQRIIGVIQRHFNNLGFARISTPIIEKQAVFQPYQLVNSKMYRLLDQEGDTIVLRPDLTLPIARFLSSTSIPLPQKFCYVGDIFRLSRSLSGSYNQLTQAGIELVGYQSTKAELECLINIYDLSQEILDEQITIELGYADFAKIFLDIFTTDVDLRRQIAQALFDKKITEYERLISSFEDQRLYPLLKKWPRLFGEPDVIFQELNQYELPESVTLRLKKIKEIVLLVRQVLPKQQLAIDLSSRAPQQYYTGLTFRGFAKSGEDYIFSGGRYDNLLANFQAQNEPAVGMGIDIDLLTDLCVKKFNRIPKTLVFSSIKNWSKAQALVKKLPNATLSLSNTKVEAVKEAQKLQAKLIDIEEDEDEFENSSN; encoded by the coding sequence ATGAAAAACAATTTATTACCATTGGGAACTCGAGATGAATTTGGTGTTCGTTCTGAAGAAAAGCAACGCATTATCGGGGTGATTCAACGACATTTTAATAATTTAGGCTTTGCAAGAATCTCGACGCCAATCATTGAGAAACAAGCCGTTTTTCAACCTTACCAATTGGTCAATTCAAAAATGTATCGCTTGTTGGATCAAGAAGGCGACACGATTGTTTTAAGACCTGACTTGACCTTACCAATTGCGAGATTTCTCAGCTCAACAAGTATTCCTTTGCCACAAAAATTTTGTTACGTGGGTGATATTTTTCGACTTAGTCGCAGCCTTTCTGGTTCATACAATCAACTGACTCAAGCGGGAATTGAATTGGTTGGTTATCAGTCGACCAAAGCTGAATTGGAATGTCTGATTAATATTTATGATTTGAGCCAAGAAATTTTAGATGAACAAATAACGATTGAATTAGGATATGCCGATTTTGCCAAAATCTTTCTCGATATTTTTACTACTGATGTTGATTTGAGAAGGCAAATAGCTCAAGCCTTGTTCGATAAAAAAATAACTGAATATGAACGCTTGATATCCTCTTTTGAAGATCAGCGTTTGTATCCTTTGTTAAAAAAATGGCCGCGACTTTTTGGAGAACCAGATGTTATTTTCCAAGAATTAAATCAATATGAGTTGCCGGAATCAGTGACATTACGATTGAAAAAAATCAAAGAAATTGTTCTCTTAGTTAGACAGGTTCTTCCCAAGCAACAATTGGCCATCGATTTAAGTAGTCGTGCTCCACAGCAATATTACACTGGTTTGACCTTTCGAGGGTTCGCCAAAAGTGGGGAAGATTATATTTTCAGTGGCGGACGTTATGACAATTTATTAGCTAATTTTCAAGCTCAAAATGAACCAGCAGTAGGTATGGGAATTGACATCGACTTATTAACAGACTTATGTGTAAAAAAATTCAATCGTATACCAAAAACATTAGTCTTTAGTTCGATAAAGAATTGGTCAAAGGCACAAGCACTGGTAAAGAAATTGCCAAATGCGACTTTATCTTTGAGTAATACGAAAGTAGAGGCTGTAAAAGAGGCTCAAAAACTTCAAGCTAAATTGATTGATATTGAGGAGGATGAAGATGAATTTGAAAATAGCTCTAACTAA
- the hisJ gene encoding histidinol-phosphatase HisJ, producing the protein MLTDGHTHTQFCPHGSGQDAELMIQRAIKLGFKKYCITEHAPLPPDFKDDYAGTEEGLTEASMASSDLEKYFQEMTRLQKKYQSEIKITIGFEVDYLPGFEDWTKDFLDEYGPRTQENILSVHFMRGTDQKLWCVDFGVDDFQQGFKSLLERPQDVFTHYFQTVRNSVQADLGTYRPIRIGHMSLVRKYQDYFHLPSHYDEKNLLLVDEILQDVKQQDRQLDLNLAGLYKPFCNDFYPGQSILTRAQKLDIPLIYGSDAHDILSVGRGYHLVKVLN; encoded by the coding sequence ATGTTAACTGATGGACACACGCATACACAGTTTTGTCCACATGGCAGTGGTCAAGACGCTGAATTAATGATCCAACGGGCAATCAAGTTGGGTTTCAAGAAGTACTGTATTACTGAACATGCACCTTTGCCACCGGACTTTAAAGATGACTATGCAGGAACTGAAGAGGGGCTGACTGAAGCTTCAATGGCAAGTTCTGACTTGGAAAAATACTTTCAGGAAATGACCCGTTTGCAAAAGAAGTATCAATCTGAAATTAAAATTACGATTGGTTTTGAAGTGGATTATTTGCCAGGTTTTGAAGACTGGACTAAAGATTTTTTGGATGAATATGGCCCTAGAACGCAAGAAAATATTTTGTCAGTTCACTTTATGCGAGGAACTGATCAGAAGTTATGGTGCGTTGATTTTGGCGTGGATGATTTTCAACAAGGATTCAAAAGCTTATTAGAACGACCTCAAGATGTCTTTACGCATTATTTTCAAACAGTTAGAAATTCTGTTCAGGCGGATTTAGGAACTTATCGTCCAATCAGAATTGGTCACATGAGTTTAGTCAGAAAGTATCAAGACTATTTCCATTTACCAAGTCACTATGACGAGAAGAATTTACTGTTGGTTGATGAAATTTTGCAAGATGTTAAACAACAAGATCGACAATTGGATTTAAATTTAGCTGGATTGTATAAACCTTTTTGCAATGATTTTTATCCAGGCCAATCGATTTTAACTCGTGCCCAAAAGTTAGACATACCGCTAATTTATGGATCCGATGCTCACGATATTTTGTCAGTTGGTCGGGGTTATCATTTAGTAAAAGTGCTAAATTAA